A genomic segment from Amphiura filiformis chromosome 10, Afil_fr2py, whole genome shotgun sequence encodes:
- the LOC140163106 gene encoding C3 and PZP-like alpha-2-macroglobulin domain-containing protein 8 encodes MYNAGVLVLLLLLAAVTCVMAEENDCDPNPCENGGSCTCEAGYTGVNCETAVSLSYTAERDNRCNVYETTNSDKYSFMFPRLPKVPGRLTFWFKVLAVSDVHLILSPDPRPVDDSYEIVIGSHKNSRSEIRPCKDCKPAESVSTPDILKCNSMTEFWVKINPEKGEMVVGQGDDQEAEPFLAFSEERIKTQPIFYFGFRTSKNHVGLFMFWNTIM; translated from the exons ATGTACAACGCGGGAGTTTTAGTCTTGTTACTACTTTTAGCAGCTGTTACTTGTGTTATGGCTGAAGAAAATGATTGCGATCCTAACCCATGTGAAAATGGAGGTTCCTGTACATGTGAAGCTGGCTACACTGGAGTCAACTGTGAAACAG CTGTTTCTCTTTCTTATACAGCTGAGAGAGACAACAGATGTAACGTTTATGAAACGACAAATTCGGATAAATACAGTTTTATGTTTCCGAGGCTTCCAAAAGTGCCAGGGCGTTTGACATTTTGGTTCAAAGTTTTAGCTGTATCTGATGTTCATTTGATTCTATCACCAGACCCGCGGCCAGTTGATGACAGTTACGAGATTG TAATTGGGTCGCACAAGAACTCACGTTCTGAAATTAGACCTTGCAAAGATTGCAAACCTGCCGAAAGTGTGTCTACCCCGGATATTCTCAAGTGCAACAGTATGACAGAATTCTGGGTCAAGATAAATCCCGAAAAAGGCGAAATGGTTGTCGGCCAAGGTGACGACCAAGAGGCTGAGCCATTTCTTGCTTTTAGTGAGGAAAGAATAAAAACCCAGCCAATCTTCTATTTCGGATTCCGTACAAGCAAAAACCATGTTGGTCTGTTTATGTTTTGGAACACTATAATGTAG